A region of Bacteroidia bacterium DNA encodes the following proteins:
- the bioB gene encoding biotin synthase BioB has product MSENQKEWSFAEIQAIYHQPILDLVFQAATVHRQYNNPNQIQVCTLVSIKTGGCTEDCAYCSQSVKYQTDIEVHKLMDVETVLTLADEAKQNGSTRLCLGAAWRELRDNKDFDKILDIISKVKERGLEVCCTLGMLTEEQAKRLQEAGLDAYNHNLDTSPEYYSEIITTRTYEDRLRTLENVQKAGISLCCGGIIGLGESDSDRIRMLQILANRNPYPDSVPVNALVPVSGTPLENQPRVQIWDILRMVATARIIMPAAKVRLSAGRATMSTVEQAICFLAGANSIFAGEKLLTTPNKSQIEDQELFQLLGLEPLPQLIETHSH; this is encoded by the coding sequence ATGTCAGAAAATCAAAAAGAGTGGAGTTTTGCAGAAATTCAGGCTATTTATCATCAACCTATATTAGACTTAGTATTTCAGGCAGCAACAGTTCACCGTCAATATAATAACCCCAACCAGATTCAGGTATGTACTTTAGTTTCCATTAAAACAGGAGGCTGTACCGAAGACTGTGCTTACTGCTCTCAATCAGTTAAGTATCAAACAGATATTGAAGTTCATAAATTAATGGACGTTGAAACGGTATTAACTTTGGCTGATGAAGCTAAGCAAAATGGTTCAACTCGTTTATGCTTAGGTGCTGCTTGGCGTGAACTACGTGATAATAAAGATTTTGATAAGATTTTAGATATAATCAGTAAAGTAAAAGAACGCGGCTTAGAGGTTTGCTGCACCTTAGGAATGTTGACCGAAGAACAGGCTAAAAGGCTTCAAGAAGCCGGCTTAGATGCCTATAATCATAATTTAGATACCTCACCGGAATATTATAGCGAAATAATCACTACCCGAACCTATGAAGATAGATTAAGAACGTTGGAAAATGTTCAGAAAGCAGGTATTTCCCTATGCTGCGGAGGTATTATCGGCTTAGGAGAATCCGATAGCGATAGAATTAGGATGCTACAAATATTAGCGAACCGAAATCCTTACCCAGATTCAGTGCCGGTAAATGCTTTGGTGCCCGTTTCCGGAACTCCCTTGGAAAATCAGCCCCGAGTGCAGATTTGGGACATACTTAGAATGGTGGCAACGGCTCGCATCATCATGCCGGCAGCTAAGGTACGGTTATCAGCCGGAAGAGCTACCATGAGCACCGTAGAACAAGCAATATGCTTCTTGGCCGGTGCTAACTCCATTTTCGCCGGCGAAAAACTGCTGACAACGCCCAATAAATCACAAATAGAAGACCAAGAATTATTTCAACTACTTGGTTTAGAGCCTTTACCACAACTGATAGAAACACATTCCCATTAA
- a CDS encoding transketolase family protein has protein sequence MSILAHFSVSGQKDTRSGFGAGLLELGNKNPNVVALCADLTGSLKMEAFQKQHPDRFFQCGIAEANMIGVAAGLTIGGKIPFVGTFAIFAAGRVYDQVRQSVCYSEKNVKICASHAGLTLGEDGATHQALEDIGLMKMLPNMTVIVPCDYNQTRLATIALEKHYGPAYLRFGRPAWPIFTTENDPNFEIGKVQILTEGKDVTIFACGHLVWKAIEAADTLNQQGISCEVINVHTIKPLDIFGILKSAAKTRRVVTAEEHQEAGGMGESIARVLSQKLPTPIETVAVRDTFGESGTPTELMTKYKLDSQNIIEAVNTVLNR, from the coding sequence ATGAGTATTTTGGCTCATTTTTCAGTTTCCGGGCAAAAAGACACCCGTTCCGGATTTGGAGCAGGATTGTTAGAATTAGGAAACAAAAATCCTAACGTAGTAGCCTTGTGTGCAGACCTAACAGGCTCTTTGAAAATGGAAGCATTCCAAAAACAGCATCCGGATCGGTTTTTTCAGTGCGGAATCGCAGAAGCCAATATGATAGGAGTAGCCGCCGGACTAACTATTGGCGGAAAAATCCCCTTTGTGGGTACATTTGCCATTTTCGCAGCCGGTCGAGTATATGACCAAGTTCGCCAATCGGTGTGTTATTCTGAAAAGAATGTTAAGATCTGTGCTTCCCATGCCGGCTTAACCCTCGGAGAAGACGGCGCAACCCACCAAGCCTTAGAAGACATCGGCCTGATGAAAATGCTGCCTAACATGACCGTTATTGTTCCCTGCGACTATAACCAAACACGATTGGCTACCATAGCCTTAGAAAAGCACTACGGCCCAGCTTATTTACGCTTCGGAAGACCCGCATGGCCAATTTTCACCACAGAAAATGACCCAAATTTTGAAATCGGAAAAGTTCAGATACTAACGGAAGGAAAAGACGTAACCATTTTTGCCTGCGGTCACCTTGTATGGAAAGCAATAGAGGCAGCAGACACTTTAAACCAACAAGGGATTTCTTGTGAAGTTATTAACGTACATACAATCAAACCATTAGATATTTTCGGAATTCTAAAAAGTGCTGCTAAAACAAGGCGGGTGGTTACTGCCGAAGAGCATCAAGAAGCCGGCGGTATGGGCGAAAGCATAGCCAGAGTGCTATCCCAAAAACTACCAACACCGATAGAAACAGTAGCCGTCCGAGATACATTTGGCGAAAGCGGAACCCCAACCGAACTAATGACAAAATATAAACTTGACAGCCAAAACATCATTGAAGCAGTAAATACAGTTTTGAATAGATAG
- a CDS encoding T9SS type A sorting domain-containing protein: MRLFYTQAIFLLFWGYCIGGYCQKICKYEPKNGLSPHRFNKTQLASEAQIDLMNRYDLRFAWLNLSVEHTATTISGNTLLRATALQALDTFAFQLSAELTIDSVLVNGVKSNFFHSNDESQVFLSNIISVGQTADFQIYYHGTPTLGSGIFNETSPTWQNQVTYTLSEPYGAFEWWPSKQILHDKLDSVYVFITTSNINKVGSNGTLTATVPLPANKVRYEWKCRYPIDYYLVSFAVAQYVEYSQKVKINGYPDSVLFQNFIYDNPQTLIQFQSEIDKTPAMLRYFSDIFGVYPFSAEKYGHKMAPISGGMEHQTMTTLGFFDAELVAHELAHQWFGDQVTCASWIDLWLNEGFASYAEILYNEHFTPANLTTKLNDVFDNAISKPDGSVYVTDTLSQNRLFSSRLTYNKASAVIHTLRFMLNNDSLFFAVLQNYQQQFRHSVATTEDFIQLVEQMTAKSWQTFFQQWIYGEGYPSYSGRWNSVADTLWIELNQFGSTINPDFFDTDLELRLSSPSKPDTIVRIHHAAVPTTILKIPFQGTVSQITTDPKQWILDKNEGFYIDPSFGITSREADSWLNWRIFPNPAKNYCTLEFIQLKPETQMIIHDLTGKIIKKTPINELQTIIPLDDIPPGTYLVEVKNQSYSQTQKLVLMP; the protein is encoded by the coding sequence ATGAGACTTTTCTACACACAAGCAATATTCCTATTGTTTTGGGGATATTGTATTGGCGGATATTGCCAGAAAATATGTAAGTATGAACCTAAAAACGGATTATCTCCCCACCGTTTTAACAAAACACAATTGGCTTCTGAAGCACAGATAGACCTAATGAACCGCTATGATTTAAGATTTGCATGGCTAAATTTATCGGTAGAGCATACCGCCACAACTATATCCGGAAATACTTTGCTGCGCGCCACTGCCTTACAAGCCTTAGATACTTTCGCATTTCAACTTTCTGCTGAATTAACAATTGACTCTGTGTTGGTTAATGGAGTTAAGAGCAATTTTTTTCATAGTAATGACGAAAGTCAGGTTTTTTTGTCCAACATAATTTCGGTAGGCCAAACTGCGGATTTTCAAATTTACTATCATGGAACGCCTACACTTGGCTCCGGTATCTTCAATGAGACTTCCCCTACTTGGCAAAACCAAGTAACCTACACCCTAAGCGAACCCTACGGCGCATTTGAATGGTGGCCAAGCAAGCAAATCTTACATGATAAATTGGATTCTGTGTATGTCTTTATCACAACCAGCAACATCAACAAAGTTGGCTCAAATGGCACCCTAACAGCAACAGTTCCATTACCTGCCAATAAAGTTCGATACGAATGGAAATGCCGCTATCCGATTGATTATTATTTAGTTTCCTTTGCCGTAGCGCAATATGTTGAATACAGCCAAAAAGTGAAAATCAATGGTTATCCGGATTCCGTGTTGTTTCAGAATTTTATCTATGATAACCCGCAGACCTTAATTCAGTTTCAATCTGAAATTGACAAAACGCCGGCTATGTTGCGTTATTTTTCGGATATTTTTGGAGTTTATCCTTTTTCGGCAGAAAAATACGGGCACAAAATGGCTCCAATATCCGGCGGCATGGAGCACCAAACCATGACGACCTTAGGTTTCTTTGATGCTGAGTTAGTTGCCCACGAGTTAGCGCACCAATGGTTTGGAGACCAAGTAACCTGCGCCTCTTGGATAGACCTATGGCTTAATGAAGGATTCGCAAGCTATGCAGAAATTCTTTATAATGAACACTTTACACCAGCAAACTTAACTACAAAACTGAATGATGTTTTTGATAATGCCATATCTAAGCCGGACGGGAGCGTTTATGTAACAGATACTTTAAGCCAAAATAGACTGTTTTCTTCCCGTTTAACCTACAACAAAGCCTCAGCCGTAATCCATACATTACGGTTTATGCTCAATAACGACTCTCTATTCTTCGCGGTGCTGCAAAATTATCAACAACAATTTCGCCATTCTGTGGCTACCACAGAAGACTTTATTCAGTTAGTAGAACAAATGACCGCTAAGTCTTGGCAAACATTTTTTCAGCAATGGATTTATGGAGAAGGTTATCCAAGTTATAGCGGACGTTGGAATAGCGTAGCAGATACATTATGGATAGAATTAAACCAATTTGGCTCAACGATAAACCCTGATTTTTTTGACACTGACTTAGAATTACGCCTAAGCAGCCCTTCTAAACCGGATACAATAGTCCGCATTCACCATGCAGCCGTTCCAACTACCATTTTAAAAATTCCTTTTCAGGGCACTGTGAGCCAGATTACAACAGATCCCAAACAATGGATTTTGGACAAAAATGAAGGCTTTTACATAGATCCTTCGTTTGGAATAACTTCAAGAGAGGCAGATAGCTGGCTAAATTGGCGTATTTTCCCGAATCCGGCAAAAAACTACTGCACCTTAGAATTTATTCAGCTAAAACCTGAAACCCAAATGATTATACATGATTTAACCGGAAAAATAATAAAAAAAACACCGATAAATGAACTCCAAACCATCATCCCCTTAGATGATATACCTCCCGGGACGTATCTTGTAGAAGTAAAAAACCAATCCTATTCCCAAACACAGAAGTTGGTGTTAATGCCATAG
- a CDS encoding 3-hydroxybutyryl-CoA dehydrogenase translates to MIQGYQNVSVIGAGTMGNGIAHVFAQSGYSVTLIDISQDRLSAALSTISGNLDRQVKKGTITEEAKAKTLANIKPVTSLQEGVSSSNLVVEAATENMELKLKIFREIDTYAPANAILASNTSSISITQIAAVTKRSQSVIGMHFMNPVPMMKLVEIIKGYDTSASCLETILTISRDLGKEPVEVNDYPGFVANRILIPMINEAIYTLYEGIATKEAIDSVMKLGMAHPMGPLALADFIGLDVVLAILKVLYEGFGNPKFAPCPLLVNMVAAGHLGKKTGKGFYTYA, encoded by the coding sequence ATGATTCAAGGCTACCAAAATGTATCCGTAATCGGTGCCGGAACTATGGGAAACGGTATTGCACACGTATTTGCCCAATCCGGCTATTCTGTAACACTTATTGACATCAGCCAAGACAGGCTAAGCGCAGCACTCAGTACAATTTCCGGAAATTTAGACCGGCAGGTAAAAAAAGGAACTATCACCGAAGAAGCTAAAGCTAAGACATTAGCCAATATTAAACCTGTTACTTCATTACAAGAAGGAGTTTCCAGCAGCAATTTAGTGGTAGAAGCCGCCACTGAAAATATGGAACTAAAACTCAAAATATTCAGAGAAATAGATACCTATGCTCCGGCGAATGCCATTTTAGCTTCCAATACCTCCTCTATCTCAATAACCCAAATTGCTGCCGTAACCAAGCGTAGCCAATCCGTAATCGGAATGCACTTTATGAACCCCGTGCCAATGATGAAACTCGTTGAAATCATCAAAGGCTATGATACCAGTGCTTCCTGCTTAGAAACAATATTAACAATAAGCCGCGACTTAGGAAAAGAACCGGTAGAAGTAAACGACTATCCGGGATTTGTAGCCAATAGAATCTTAATCCCGATGATTAATGAAGCTATTTATACTTTATATGAGGGAATTGCTACCAAAGAAGCTATTGATTCGGTAATGAAGTTAGGCATGGCGCACCCAATGGGCCCCTTAGCCTTAGCAGACTTTATCGGCTTAGATGTAGTTTTAGCTATCTTAAAAGTTTTATACGAAGGTTTTGGAAACCCGAAATTTGCCCCATGTCCCCTATTGGTAAATATGGTTGCAGCAGGCCATTTAGGTAAAAAAACCGGAAAAGGATTTTATACATACGCCTAA
- a CDS encoding NADH-quinone oxidoreductase subunit M, which translates to MEKETASALLNVLIFLPLIGIPVLWAMKDKQVKYAALFFSVIPMLLSWVLYFQYLRFSTVEAATDGMVLQTTWNWFGGHLGPEWYTRFDIKFMTGVDGISIYLVLLTTLLFPLSIWFSWSSVHEKEKQYYMLLLLLFCGVLGVFVSLDLILFYLFFELGLIPMYLLIGIWGGKNRIYAAVKFFLYTLVGSLMMLVAILYIGNLAAQDNAGIFTTDFYKLINLKIPSDIQSWLFLGFALSFAIKVPLFPLHTWLPDAHVQAPTSGSVILAGVLLKMGTYGLVRFCLPFFPQASVMFAPYLCTLGVIGIIYGAMVSMVQTDIKKLIAYSSVAHMGFIILGIFSMNPDAMSGAVLQMVNHGISTGALFLIIGMIYDRRHTREIKDFQGLAKQIPIFTLFFMIATLSSIGLPGLNGFVGEFLVLIGSFQSTFIGKSFAIISATGVIIAAIYMLWMFRRVMFGELDKQENKELTDLTRNEVLILMPLVILMFVIGFHATPFLQEIGKSSDRIVDFVVNINQQITMK; encoded by the coding sequence ATGGAGAAAGAAACAGCTAGTGCTTTGCTCAATGTCCTTATCTTTTTACCTTTAATAGGTATTCCGGTGCTTTGGGCAATGAAAGATAAACAGGTTAAATATGCAGCCTTATTCTTTTCAGTAATACCGATGCTATTATCTTGGGTTCTTTATTTTCAGTACCTGAGGTTTAGTACTGTGGAAGCTGCTACTGACGGGATGGTTCTACAAACAACATGGAATTGGTTTGGTGGCCACTTAGGCCCTGAATGGTACACTCGTTTTGATATTAAATTTATGACCGGTGTGGATGGCATTTCCATTTACTTAGTGCTGCTTACTACCCTATTATTTCCTTTATCTATTTGGTTTTCATGGTCTTCGGTACATGAAAAAGAAAAGCAATACTATATGTTGTTGCTTTTGCTGTTCTGTGGAGTATTAGGTGTATTTGTATCCTTAGACTTGATTTTATTCTATCTGTTTTTTGAACTTGGTTTAATACCAATGTATTTATTGATAGGGATTTGGGGGGGTAAAAACCGAATTTACGCAGCGGTAAAGTTCTTTTTATATACACTGGTTGGTTCTTTAATGATGTTAGTTGCTATTTTATACATTGGCAACTTAGCCGCTCAAGATAATGCGGGGATTTTTACTACGGATTTTTATAAGTTAATCAATCTCAAGATACCTTCGGATATTCAGTCGTGGTTGTTTTTAGGTTTTGCATTGAGTTTTGCCATTAAAGTGCCTTTATTTCCGTTACACACTTGGTTACCGGATGCGCACGTTCAGGCTCCAACCTCCGGATCTGTTATTTTGGCGGGGGTACTTTTAAAGATGGGTACTTATGGCTTAGTCCGGTTTTGTTTACCCTTTTTCCCACAAGCATCAGTTATGTTTGCTCCTTACTTATGTACGTTAGGGGTAATCGGTATTATCTACGGAGCAATGGTTTCCATGGTTCAAACGGATATTAAGAAACTGATAGCCTACTCTTCGGTAGCACACATGGGATTCATTATTTTAGGAATTTTTTCGATGAACCCGGACGCAATGAGCGGAGCTGTTTTGCAAATGGTCAATCACGGTATTTCCACCGGCGCATTATTCCTCATTATCGGGATGATTTATGACCGTCGCCATACACGCGAAATCAAAGATTTTCAAGGACTTGCAAAGCAAATACCTATATTTACACTGTTTTTTATGATTGCTACATTATCATCAATCGGCTTGCCGGGCCTTAATGGCTTTGTAGGAGAATTTTTGGTGCTAATCGGCTCATTCCAATCTACATTTATCGGTAAATCTTTTGCCATAATTTCTGCAACGGGAGTTATTATCGCTGCAATTTATATGCTCTGGATGTTTAGACGAGTGATGTTCGGCGAATTAGATAAACAAGAAAACAAAGAATTAACAGATTTAACGCGCAATGAAGTATTGATACTCATGCCGTTAGTTATATTGATGTTTGTAATTGGGTTTCATGCAACCCCATTTTTACAAGAAATCGGAAAGTCTTCCGATAGAATCGTGGACTTTGTTGTTAATATTAACCAACAAATAACCATGAAATAA
- a CDS encoding class I SAM-dependent DNA methyltransferase: protein MALSWNEIKDRALSFSTEWAGTSNEEADAKPFLVEFFNVFGISSKRVSTFEHRVKKLDDKDGYIDLLWKGTILIEMKSRGKNLDKAYQQAKEYTHGLKQHELPKYILISDFENFRLYDLDEDKTVEFKLNDLVNNAQHFGYILGYQKKVYKEQDPANIKAAELMGKLHDRLEEIGYRGHPLEVYLVRILFLLFAEDTTIFNKQQFQEYIEQRTNEDGSDLAAKLQELFQVLNTPKEKRFKNLDEQLADFPYVNGKLFEENLPTASFDTKMRQSLLNCCYMDWSKISPAIFGSMFQSVMNPKERRNLGAHYTSETNILKLIKPLFLDDLWKEFDTSAGSAPKLREFHKKLSTLKFLDPACGCGNFLVITYRELRLLEIEILRALNKSGQRVIDVRDIIWLDVDMMHGIEYEEFPAQIAQVAMWLIDHQMNMQISNEFGQYFVRLPLKKAAKIVHGDALKIDWTTLKTQEVTYIVTDDLNYKIVQEPQATYGTVNVITKNVNQVLSNENFPESRKTEHINYSYILGNPPFIGSKIMKQSQRDQIVKLFDNADGSGVLDYVTGWYIKAAKYIQDTKIKVAFVSTNSIVQGEQTSILWGQMLNKYNIKIHFAHRTFKWSNEAKGNAAVYCVIVGFANFDTNEKRIFEYEDIKGEAHEIKAKNINPYLVDAKDFLITKRSSPLCNVPKMSFGNMPLDGGNLLLSDEEKNEFILKEPKAKKFIKPLISAYEFLNGQKRWCLWLIDAEPNELRQMPEILKRVESVKKFRLDSVRKQTIEKANQPTLFGEIRDFGKSYILIPRVSSENRKYIPLAFFDNTNIASDTCMTVPNAELFHFGILMSAMHMAWVKSVCGRLESRYRYSKDIVYNNYPWPENPSEKQIKAIETAAQKVLDTRLQFPNSSLADLYDPLTMPPALVKAHNELDKAVDLAYRPQTFTSEANRMVFLFELYEKYTADLFTKEKMKKPKKKKTE, encoded by the coding sequence ATGGCATTAAGCTGGAACGAAATAAAAGACAGAGCATTATCATTCTCAACAGAATGGGCGGGCACTTCAAACGAAGAAGCAGACGCAAAACCATTTTTAGTTGAGTTTTTTAACGTGTTTGGCATTAGCAGTAAACGTGTTTCGACCTTTGAACACAGAGTAAAAAAACTTGACGACAAGGACGGCTATATTGACCTGCTTTGGAAAGGAACGATTTTAATTGAAATGAAAAGCCGAGGCAAAAACCTTGACAAAGCCTACCAACAAGCAAAAGAATATACACACGGACTAAAACAACACGAGTTACCGAAATACATTCTTATTTCCGACTTTGAAAACTTTAGGCTTTACGACCTTGATGAAGATAAAACCGTAGAATTTAAACTCAACGACCTTGTAAATAATGCTCAGCATTTCGGTTACATTTTAGGTTATCAAAAAAAGGTTTACAAAGAGCAAGACCCTGCAAACATTAAAGCAGCGGAGTTAATGGGTAAACTTCACGACAGACTTGAAGAAATCGGCTACAGAGGACATCCATTAGAAGTTTACTTGGTTCGTATTCTGTTTTTACTGTTCGCAGAAGACACAACAATTTTCAACAAACAACAATTTCAAGAATATATTGAACAACGCACGAACGAAGACGGAAGCGACCTTGCAGCTAAATTGCAAGAGTTGTTTCAAGTATTAAATACACCCAAGGAAAAACGTTTTAAAAATCTTGACGAGCAACTTGCCGACTTTCCGTATGTAAACGGAAAACTTTTTGAAGAAAACTTGCCTACGGCAAGTTTCGACACAAAAATGCGGCAATCTTTATTGAATTGCTGCTATATGGATTGGAGTAAAATATCGCCAGCGATATTTGGTTCAATGTTTCAAAGTGTAATGAACCCAAAAGAACGTAGAAACTTGGGGGCGCATTACACAAGCGAAACCAACATTTTAAAACTTATCAAACCGCTTTTCTTGGACGACCTTTGGAAAGAATTTGATACTTCAGCAGGCTCAGCACCCAAATTAAGAGAGTTTCATAAAAAACTAAGCACACTCAAATTTCTTGACCCTGCGTGTGGTTGCGGAAACTTCCTTGTAATTACATACAGAGAATTGCGTTTGCTTGAAATTGAAATTTTAAGAGCACTCAATAAATCAGGACAAAGAGTAATTGATGTAAGAGATATTATTTGGCTTGACGTTGATATGATGCACGGAATTGAATATGAAGAATTTCCTGCACAAATCGCGCAAGTTGCCATGTGGCTTATTGACCACCAAATGAATATGCAAATTAGCAACGAGTTTGGGCAATACTTTGTGCGTTTGCCTCTGAAAAAAGCAGCTAAAATTGTTCACGGTGATGCTTTAAAAATAGATTGGACTACACTTAAAACACAAGAAGTAACTTACATTGTTACTGATGATTTGAATTATAAAATTGTGCAAGAACCACAAGCTACTTATGGCACCGTAAATGTGATTACAAAAAACGTAAACCAAGTTTTATCTAATGAAAATTTTCCTGAATCAAGAAAAACCGAACACATAAACTACAGCTATATTTTAGGAAACCCGCCTTTTATTGGTTCTAAAATAATGAAGCAAAGTCAGCGTGACCAAATTGTAAAGTTGTTTGACAATGCAGACGGGAGTGGAGTTTTAGACTATGTAACAGGTTGGTATATCAAAGCAGCAAAATACATACAAGACACAAAAATTAAAGTTGCCTTTGTTTCCACAAATTCCATTGTTCAAGGAGAGCAAACGAGTATTCTTTGGGGACAAATGCTGAACAAATACAATATTAAAATTCATTTTGCACACCGCACTTTTAAATGGAGTAACGAGGCAAAAGGAAATGCGGCTGTTTATTGTGTTATTGTTGGCTTCGCCAATTTTGACACTAACGAAAAACGAATTTTTGAATACGAAGACATAAAAGGTGAAGCCCACGAAATAAAGGCAAAAAACATCAATCCGTATTTGGTTGACGCAAAAGATTTTCTAATAACAAAAAGATCTTCTCCCCTTTGCAATGTTCCTAAAATGAGTTTTGGAAATATGCCTTTGGACGGTGGTAATTTGCTGTTATCTGACGAAGAGAAAAATGAATTTATTTTAAAAGAACCCAAAGCAAAGAAATTTATTAAGCCATTAATTTCAGCTTATGAATTTTTAAATGGGCAAAAACGTTGGTGCTTATGGCTTATAGATGCTGAACCAAATGAATTGAGACAAATGCCAGAGATATTAAAACGCGTTGAATCAGTTAAAAAATTTAGACTTGACAGTGTTAGAAAACAAACTATTGAAAAAGCAAATCAACCAACTTTATTTGGTGAAATAAGGGATTTTGGCAAATCATATATTTTAATTCCAAGGGTTTCATCTGAAAACCGCAAATACATACCATTGGCTTTTTTTGACAATACCAATATTGCAAGTGATACTTGTATGACCGTACCTAATGCAGAGTTATTTCATTTTGGAATTTTAATGTCTGCAATGCATATGGCTTGGGTTAAATCTGTTTGCGGAAGATTAGAAAGCCGATACAGATATTCTAAAGATATTGTTTACAACAATTATCCTTGGCCAGAAAATCCATCGGAAAAACAAATTAAAGCCATAGAAACAGCAGCACAAAAGGTTTTAGATACAAGGCTTCAATTTCCAAACAGTTCACTTGCCGACCTTTACGACCCACTCACAATGCCGCCGGCTTTAGTAAAAGCTCATAATGAGTTAGATAAAGCCGTTGATTTGGCATATAGACCGCAAACGTTTACAAGTGAGGCCAACAGAATGGTGTTTTTATTTGAACTATATGAAAAATATACAGCAGATTTGTTCACCAAAGAAAAAATGAAGAAACCCAAAAAGAAAAAGACAGAATAA
- the paaC gene encoding phenylacetate-CoA oxygenase subunit PaaC produces MITPELSRLIIQFADDDLFMGHRNSEWTGLGPILEEDIAFSSMAQDQLGHALAWFTWLHEESGFENPDIMAFARNPTEYQCCHLTQFYTDKYEDALIRQFLYDYGKIIWLEAVQKIQNPAIAGIASRILKEMKYHLLHANTWILQLGKANTESNERLQHAINQIYPKAYSLFEPTEYINQLCSMNILPALKELTERWQHATQKIITQANLTIPKHLSIEEHYGGRSGNHTKDFYQLIEEMTEVFRLEPNAKW; encoded by the coding sequence ATGATAACACCCGAACTTAGCCGACTAATAATTCAATTTGCTGATGACGATTTATTTATGGGGCATCGTAATTCTGAATGGACTGGCTTAGGCCCGATTTTAGAAGAAGACATCGCTTTTTCTTCAATGGCACAAGACCAGTTAGGCCATGCGCTTGCATGGTTCACATGGCTTCACGAAGAATCAGGATTTGAAAATCCAGACATCATGGCCTTTGCCCGAAACCCTACCGAATACCAATGCTGCCACCTAACCCAGTTTTATACAGACAAATACGAAGATGCTCTAATAAGACAATTTTTGTATGACTACGGAAAAATAATTTGGTTAGAAGCAGTACAAAAAATACAAAACCCCGCAATAGCCGGAATTGCATCCAGAATCCTGAAAGAAATGAAATACCATTTACTGCATGCAAATACTTGGATACTTCAATTAGGAAAAGCCAATACCGAAAGTAACGAACGGCTGCAACACGCTATTAATCAAATATACCCAAAAGCATATAGCTTATTTGAACCCACAGAATACATTAATCAGCTCTGCTCCATGAACATATTGCCCGCTCTAAAAGAACTAACCGAACGCTGGCAACACGCAACCCAAAAAATAATCACCCAAGCTAATTTAACCATCCCTAAGCACCTATCAATAGAAGAACATTACGGAGGCAGATCAGGAAATCACACCAAAGACTTTTACCAACTAATAGAGGAAATGACAGAAGTATTTCGCTTAGAGCCTAATGCAAAGTGGTAA